A window of Candidatus Hydrogenedentota bacterium contains these coding sequences:
- the ppdK gene encoding pyruvate, phosphate dikinase gives MAKKSVYFFGGGKADGTLKMKNLLGGKGANLADMASIGIPVPAGFTITTEVCTEYYDNKGRIPKHVTDEYLKALKKVEKVMGKKYGAKKNPLLLSVRSGARMSMPGMMDTVLNIGLCAETIPGLIEASGGDERFVYDAYRRLITMYADVVMEKAQGVEPADGESIRHKLEHAYDALKAKRGVTEDTDLTAEDLKPLCEEFKATVKKSLGVPFPDDAYKQLEGGIKAVFQSWMGKRAIAYRNIEGIPHDWGTAVNVQAMVFGNMGDTSATGVAFTRNPANGEDAFYGEWLINAQGEDVVAGTRTPLPVNKASKTPDQKNVQSLEEMWPKTYKQLFAIRNKLEKHYTDMQDIEFTIEDKELWMLQTRTGKRTGPAAIRMAVEMAEQKLISKETAIMRVNPEQINELLHPMVDPAAEKRANVLAKGLPAGPGGGVGQVVFNSDDAAEWAKDGKKVILVRNETSPEDVHGMHASAGILTAKGGMTSHAALVARGWGKCCIVGCGALNIDAKGKKVTIGDKVVKEGDWVSMNGTTGVLYEGQLDVLPAQPDRNPWYKKLMGWADATRQINVRTNCETPEDAAQAIAFGAEGIGLARTEHMFFEPERIIHVREMILASSEADRRAAVMKLLPFQKKDFLGIFKAMAGKPVTVRLLDPPLHEFVTLDESQVKELAKHMGLKPEQVQARIAQLHELNPMLGHRGCRLGIAYPEITEMQATAILSAAAELATKKIKVLPEIMIPLVGHQNEYKNQAAIIRAVAEDVKKKYKLKTLDFLVGTMIEIPRACLVADKIAEEAEFFSFGTNDLTQMGFGFSRDDIGGFLPHYLKEEILPVDPFQVLDQEGIGQLVEMGVARGRSTRPDLKVGICGEHGGEPKSVKFCHRSGLNYVSCSPFRVPIARLAAAQAALETPRKVEKKAAKKKAAKRGKK, from the coding sequence ATGGCCAAGAAAAGTGTTTACTTTTTTGGCGGCGGCAAGGCCGACGGCACGCTGAAGATGAAGAATCTGCTGGGCGGCAAGGGCGCCAACCTGGCGGACATGGCGAGCATCGGCATTCCGGTGCCGGCCGGTTTCACGATCACGACGGAGGTCTGCACCGAGTACTACGACAACAAGGGGCGCATCCCGAAGCACGTGACCGACGAGTACCTGAAAGCCCTGAAGAAGGTGGAAAAGGTGATGGGCAAGAAGTACGGGGCGAAGAAGAACCCCCTGCTCCTTTCGGTCCGCTCGGGCGCGCGCATGTCGATGCCGGGCATGATGGACACGGTGCTGAACATCGGCCTGTGCGCGGAGACGATCCCGGGGCTTATCGAGGCGAGCGGCGGCGACGAGCGGTTCGTGTATGACGCGTACCGCCGGTTGATCACGATGTACGCGGACGTGGTGATGGAGAAGGCGCAGGGAGTGGAGCCGGCGGACGGGGAGAGCATCCGCCACAAGCTCGAGCACGCGTACGACGCGCTGAAGGCGAAGCGGGGCGTGACGGAGGACACGGATCTGACGGCGGAGGACTTGAAGCCGCTTTGCGAAGAGTTCAAGGCGACGGTGAAGAAGTCGCTTGGCGTGCCTTTCCCGGACGACGCGTACAAGCAGCTGGAAGGCGGCATCAAGGCGGTGTTCCAGTCGTGGATGGGCAAGCGCGCGATCGCGTACCGCAATATTGAGGGGATCCCGCACGACTGGGGCACGGCGGTGAACGTTCAGGCGATGGTGTTTGGGAACATGGGCGATACGTCGGCGACGGGCGTGGCGTTTACGCGCAACCCGGCCAATGGCGAGGACGCGTTCTACGGCGAGTGGCTGATCAACGCGCAGGGCGAGGACGTGGTGGCGGGCACCCGCACGCCGCTTCCGGTCAACAAGGCTTCCAAGACGCCGGACCAGAAGAACGTGCAGTCGCTTGAGGAGATGTGGCCGAAGACGTACAAGCAGCTCTTCGCGATCCGGAACAAGCTTGAGAAGCACTACACGGACATGCAGGACATCGAGTTCACGATCGAGGATAAGGAACTCTGGATGCTGCAGACGCGTACGGGCAAGCGCACGGGTCCGGCGGCGATCCGCATGGCGGTGGAGATGGCCGAGCAGAAGCTGATCAGCAAGGAAACGGCGATCATGCGGGTGAACCCGGAGCAGATCAACGAGTTGCTTCACCCGATGGTTGATCCGGCTGCCGAGAAAAGGGCCAATGTGCTTGCGAAGGGCCTTCCGGCGGGCCCCGGCGGCGGCGTGGGCCAGGTGGTGTTCAATTCGGACGACGCGGCGGAGTGGGCCAAGGACGGCAAGAAGGTCATTCTGGTGCGCAACGAGACGTCGCCCGAGGACGTGCACGGGATGCACGCGTCGGCCGGTATTCTGACGGCGAAGGGCGGCATGACGAGCCACGCGGCGCTTGTGGCGCGCGGCTGGGGCAAGTGCTGCATCGTTGGCTGCGGCGCGCTGAACATTGACGCGAAGGGCAAGAAGGTCACGATTGGCGACAAGGTGGTGAAGGAGGGCGACTGGGTGTCGATGAACGGCACGACGGGCGTCCTTTACGAGGGCCAGCTGGACGTGCTTCCGGCCCAGCCGGATCGCAACCCGTGGTACAAGAAGCTCATGGGCTGGGCGGACGCCACGCGGCAGATCAACGTGCGCACGAACTGCGAGACGCCGGAAGACGCGGCGCAGGCGATCGCGTTTGGCGCGGAGGGCATTGGCCTGGCGCGTACGGAGCATATGTTCTTCGAGCCGGAGCGCATCATTCACGTTCGCGAGATGATCCTGGCGAGCAGCGAAGCCGACCGGCGCGCGGCGGTGATGAAACTGCTGCCGTTCCAGAAGAAGGACTTCCTGGGCATCTTCAAGGCGATGGCCGGGAAGCCGGTGACGGTGCGGCTGCTGGATCCGCCGCTTCACGAGTTTGTGACGCTGGACGAGAGCCAGGTGAAGGAACTCGCCAAGCACATGGGTCTGAAGCCGGAGCAGGTGCAGGCCCGGATCGCGCAGCTCCACGAGCTGAACCCGATGCTCGGCCACCGCGGCTGCCGCCTGGGCATCGCGTATCCGGAGATCACGGAGATGCAGGCGACGGCCATCCTGAGCGCGGCGGCGGAGCTTGCGACGAAGAAGATCAAGGTGCTTCCGGAGATCATGATCCCGCTGGTCGGCCACCAGAACGAATACAAGAATCAGGCGGCCATCATCCGCGCGGTTGCGGAAGACGTCAAGAAGAAGTACAAGCTCAAGACGCTCGACTTCCTGGTTGGCACCATGATCGAAATCCCGCGGGCCTGCCTCGTGGCCGACAAGATCGCCGAGGAAGCGGAGTTCTTCAGCTTCGGCACCAACGACCTCACGCAGATGGGCTTCGGCTTCTCGCGCGACGACATCGGCGGATTCCTTCCGCACTACCTGAAGGAAGAGATCCTGCCGGTCGACCCGTTCCAGGTGCTGGACCAGGAAGGCATCGGCCAGCTCGTCGAGATGGGCGTAGCCCGCGGTCGCAGCACCCGGCCCGACCTCAAGGTCGGTATCTGCGGCGAACACGGCGGCGAGCCGAAGTCGGTTAAGTTCTGCCACCGCAGCGGCCTGAACTACGTCAGCTGCAGCCCGTTCCGCGTGCCGATCGCGCGTCTTGCGGCGGCGCAGGCGGCGCTTGAGACGCCGCGTAAGGTGGAGAAGAAGGCCGCGAAGAAGAAGGCGGCGAAGCGCGGTAAGAAGTAA
- a CDS encoding DUF5011 domain-containing protein, protein MASVHFSPRALVARALYLGVLGLCGAIQPAQGAVFFVNSFGDEGDAVPGDGVAETMPGTGITTLRAAIEEANAFPGPDTIRWSLVYNQTCRDCPTHCVISINVTRPLPPLADPTGGTTIEGFSGHLIGTTMDPSLGEPGFNAALVIQSANNVVSGVRFRDFPQDGIVISGPNATGNLIQGVTIGKDACTLVTGVRRHGIVIENGASGNVIRGVNVVRSGGYGIVMTGEGTEGNTVVSSHLGQDPEANLPVCGIIPDDIEGSYVPIVPNHDPCDWDHMNAWHLKYVTSSHKPNTLGNILIEAGASNNTIGGAGRENRNYFGGAIWTSRHTLNDPFEFCDRDLLSDRPLPASGQTPGETPLFSNGDDTGITIQGAGTSGNRVINSDIGYRNVPVLDRVIDGDFNGFHLYPGRDMNGNGRFSIWIRDGATGNIIGDPEDPELGNRISFSYRDAIRIEGENTRFNGVYNNFISAEDHGVNILNGAKENHIGGPGAENHIRARDFGVVLQGAGTENNIVQGNRFDSNGFSGMAVFGGASNNLIGGAGPGEGNRFILNCSDGVVLYEADTRENRIFGNEISRSGEIGVFVVGGASDNFIGGPEPGQGNDIHSNFVTGVEIHDVSSTNNRILGNDIHNNETRGVFMVDGTSGNIVGGESLPERNRIFENGRAGIEINGAATERNQIRINSIFNNDEKGILLSFGANQGITPPVIDRFIPFSGSAAPNSLVDIFADDAEEGRDYIGGTMADAEGSYTIALDLLPYLNRNLTTTATDVDGNTSEFSLPISIIPPVFTDEPGDVVIVEGDDLLLPMVVEGAPEIALSWRFRAPGGGYEPVIANDFFSGVDTEALLLENGQFGHEGHYQCIADNGLGEVFSREVYVRVVVATLDTLDVNTLNDVADGNTSSIARLLASPGEDGLVSLREAILAANSMPGRNTVRFGVEGAIQLETPLPAIGDGSGGLVLDGGGTVALDGGLLEGSGSGLTIESAENTIRNLSIYGFPEHGILIEGPNAFDNAVVACRIGNDGAEPLPNRGHGIALSGGARDNAIGGAHRNAANLIAGNANAGVAISGAGTTGNRVIGNTIGEPGDGTLGGGNGIAGVYVFERASENWIGGGLPEEGNHIGGNTGIGVYVAGVGTSGNTIRNNSIHDNGDLGIRLFEGGNDMIARPAITGIDPIVGTAPPGCTVDFYSDLEDEGRTPLFSIVAGEGGTFEAPADLTNQEGTYLTATATDASGNTSAFSAPVPIDFTPPVLALNGPDRDTQECGTPHTDPGVTATDNFDGDLGSAVVVEITDGAGAPVETLSEAAPGEYTVRYTVSDRAGLAATPVSRRVRVEDTIPPVVAMNGPDVIEVACTGVWEDPGATATDSCGAAEWTVSGSVDTNTPGSYELIYRATDEAGNVSEPAVRTVVVTDSTSPVITLIGEATLDAECGAPWDDPGAVAVDDCGGEITVRRSGSVNTSRPGVYTLTYNATDLSGNAAEAVTRTVTVADRTPPALVLNGDAEVTITCGAGYAERGATLTDACEPGTEVRVSGDLNPNVAGVYTIFYDATDAAGNAAETIIRTVTVIGARAPEIFLTGEARVIIPCEAPYADAGARAYDGCDTDITASIEVDGLVYTTAPGEYTLTYRVRDGAGVPAEPVSRTVTVLPCVEPCDAQCNGDPDDAIDEDGDGLSRCREACIGTSDRNPDSDGDGMPDGFEYRYRLDPGRDDSGQDPDADGSTNIEEFLEGGSPRDPASPRRIYFVSPGGSDRAEAGTRANPWKTVAYAIGRVSPSADRPVRIFLEAGVYEERVTVKPHTELRSNPGASVEIVGSVVLREASALQGITLSSLESDAGIVFVEGTGAAVRDSVISGERAPGQAGVVIEAGAGAESEIEGVLFDGLDTGIDVFGTLPAVRHCRFTNIATAAIRIRAGAGLPRTGAAMGQGLNGWNEFGVTGGGLAIQNETGTVVSAQWNDWGTTSASGRQALVSGTVNQAKPLTPGAAPEVAALDVVVFSGANQARIPGARVTISGAGISLEGTTNPQGHAAFPALAPGSWEIVVSAGGYPEHAYSASLPAGERHVVSAPLLRDEPAPAPGSCPPPAAASAPAGARGDFLLLGLIVGGLFIGRRLRWRSSARGFGDA, encoded by the coding sequence ATGGCCAGTGTACATTTTTCTCCGCGCGCGCTTGTGGCGCGCGCCCTTTACCTCGGGGTTCTGGGCCTATGTGGCGCGATCCAGCCGGCGCAGGGGGCGGTGTTTTTCGTGAATTCGTTTGGGGACGAGGGGGATGCGGTGCCGGGGGACGGCGTGGCCGAGACCATGCCCGGGACGGGGATTACAACGCTGCGCGCTGCGATCGAGGAAGCGAACGCCTTTCCGGGGCCCGACACGATCCGCTGGTCCCTGGTGTATAATCAGACTTGTAGAGATTGTCCAACTCACTGCGTAATCTCGATTAATGTGACCCGGCCCTTGCCGCCCCTCGCCGACCCGACGGGCGGCACGACCATCGAGGGATTCTCGGGCCACTTGATTGGCACGACTATGGATCCGTCGCTCGGGGAGCCCGGGTTCAATGCCGCGCTGGTTATCCAGAGCGCCAACAACGTGGTCAGCGGAGTCCGCTTCCGAGACTTTCCTCAGGATGGTATTGTGATTTCCGGCCCCAATGCGACGGGAAATCTAATTCAAGGTGTCACGATCGGGAAGGATGCTTGCACCCTGGTAACCGGCGTGCGCCGCCATGGAATTGTCATCGAGAACGGCGCCTCTGGCAACGTAATCCGCGGCGTAAACGTGGTCCGCTCCGGCGGCTATGGGATTGTCATGACCGGCGAGGGGACGGAGGGCAATACCGTCGTTAGCAGCCATTTGGGCCAGGATCCGGAAGCCAATCTTCCTGTTTGCGGAATCATTCCGGACGACATTGAAGGGTCCTATGTCCCGATCGTGCCAAATCATGATCCGTGCGACTGGGATCACATGAACGCCTGGCATTTGAAGTATGTCACTTCGAGTCATAAGCCCAATACCCTGGGTAACATTCTGATCGAGGCGGGCGCGTCCAACAACACGATTGGGGGGGCGGGCCGGGAGAACCGCAATTATTTTGGCGGGGCGATCTGGACCTCCAGGCATACCCTCAACGACCCGTTCGAATTCTGTGATCGGGATCTGCTGAGCGACCGCCCGTTACCGGCTTCGGGCCAGACGCCGGGGGAGACGCCGCTGTTTTCGAACGGGGACGATACGGGGATCACGATACAGGGTGCGGGTACGAGCGGTAACCGGGTGATCAACAGCGACATCGGCTACCGGAATGTTCCGGTGCTCGATCGGGTAATAGATGGCGATTTTAACGGCTTTCACCTGTATCCGGGGCGCGATATGAACGGCAATGGCCGCTTCAGCATCTGGATCCGGGATGGTGCCACCGGCAATATTATCGGGGATCCGGAGGACCCGGAATTGGGCAACCGGATCAGTTTCAGCTACCGGGACGCGATCCGGATTGAAGGGGAGAACACCCGCTTCAACGGGGTGTACAACAACTTCATTTCGGCGGAGGATCACGGGGTCAACATACTGAACGGGGCGAAGGAGAACCATATCGGCGGCCCGGGCGCGGAGAACCATATCCGGGCGCGCGATTTCGGTGTTGTGCTTCAGGGCGCGGGCACCGAGAACAATATCGTGCAGGGGAATCGATTCGACTCGAATGGCTTCTCGGGCATGGCGGTGTTTGGGGGCGCGAGCAACAACCTGATCGGCGGCGCCGGGCCGGGCGAGGGGAACCGCTTCATACTCAATTGCAGCGATGGGGTGGTGCTGTATGAGGCGGATACCCGCGAGAACAGGATCTTCGGCAACGAAATCAGCCGCAGCGGGGAGATCGGCGTATTTGTCGTCGGGGGCGCGTCGGACAACTTCATCGGGGGTCCGGAGCCGGGCCAGGGCAACGATATTCACAGTAATTTTGTCACGGGCGTGGAAATCCATGACGTTTCCAGCACGAACAACCGGATTCTGGGGAACGACATTCACAATAACGAGACGCGGGGCGTGTTCATGGTGGACGGGACGTCCGGGAATATTGTGGGGGGGGAGAGCCTGCCGGAGCGGAACCGCATTTTCGAGAACGGGCGGGCGGGCATCGAGATCAACGGCGCGGCGACGGAGCGCAACCAGATCCGGATCAATTCCATATTTAACAACGACGAGAAGGGTATATTGCTTTCCTTTGGTGCGAACCAGGGCATTACCCCGCCGGTGATCGATCGATTTATTCCCTTTTCCGGGAGCGCGGCGCCGAACAGCCTGGTGGACATTTTTGCGGACGACGCGGAAGAGGGCCGGGACTATATTGGGGGGACGATGGCGGACGCGGAGGGCAGCTACACGATAGCCCTGGATCTGCTTCCGTATTTGAACCGGAACCTGACGACCACGGCCACGGACGTGGACGGCAACACGTCGGAGTTCAGCTTGCCGATCAGCATCATCCCGCCTGTTTTCACGGACGAGCCGGGCGATGTGGTGATTGTTGAGGGGGACGATCTTCTGCTTCCGATGGTGGTGGAGGGGGCGCCCGAGATTGCCTTATCGTGGCGTTTCCGCGCGCCGGGCGGCGGCTACGAGCCGGTTATCGCGAACGATTTTTTCAGCGGCGTCGACACGGAGGCGCTGCTGCTGGAGAACGGGCAGTTCGGCCACGAAGGACACTACCAGTGCATTGCGGACAACGGGCTGGGCGAGGTCTTTTCCCGCGAGGTTTATGTGCGCGTGGTTGTCGCCACGTTGGATACGCTGGACGTCAATACGCTGAATGACGTGGCCGACGGCAATACGTCCTCTATAGCGCGTTTGCTTGCATCGCCGGGCGAGGACGGCCTGGTTTCACTGCGTGAGGCGATCCTGGCGGCGAACTCGATGCCGGGGCGGAACACGGTGCGCTTCGGTGTGGAGGGAGCGATCCAGTTGGAAACGCCCCTGCCCGCCATTGGGGATGGCTCCGGCGGCCTCGTTCTCGACGGCGGCGGCACGGTTGCGCTGGACGGCGGCCTGCTGGAAGGTTCGGGATCCGGCCTTACGATCGAGAGTGCGGAGAATACCATTCGGAATCTATCGATTTACGGCTTCCCCGAGCACGGTATTCTGATCGAGGGGCCGAACGCCTTCGACAACGCGGTCGTGGCGTGCCGCATCGGCAATGATGGGGCCGAGCCTCTGCCCAACCGGGGCCACGGCATCGCGCTGTCGGGCGGCGCGCGCGACAACGCAATCGGCGGGGCACACCGTAACGCGGCCAACCTTATCGCGGGCAACGCGAACGCGGGGGTCGCCATTTCCGGGGCGGGGACGACGGGCAACCGTGTGATCGGGAATACGATTGGCGAGCCCGGCGACGGCACGCTCGGGGGCGGCAACGGCATCGCCGGGGTGTATGTATTTGAGCGCGCCTCGGAGAACTGGATCGGCGGCGGGCTGCCCGAAGAGGGCAACCACATCGGGGGGAACACCGGAATCGGCGTCTATGTCGCCGGCGTGGGGACGTCGGGCAACACGATCCGCAACAATTCGATACACGACAATGGGGATCTGGGGATCCGCCTTTTTGAGGGGGGCAACGACATGATCGCGCGCCCAGCCATTACGGGCATCGATCCGATCGTTGGAACCGCGCCGCCTGGCTGCACGGTCGATTTCTACTCCGATCTTGAGGACGAAGGCCGGACCCCGTTGTTTTCCATCGTTGCCGGGGAGGGGGGCACATTTGAAGCGCCCGCCGACCTGACGAATCAGGAGGGCACGTATCTCACGGCGACGGCGACGGACGCCAGCGGGAACACCTCGGCATTCAGCGCGCCGGTCCCGATTGATTTTACGCCGCCGGTACTTGCCCTGAACGGCCCGGATCGCGACACGCAGGAGTGCGGAACGCCCCACACCGACCCCGGCGTTACCGCGACGGACAATTTCGATGGCGACCTCGGGAGCGCGGTAGTGGTGGAGATTACCGATGGCGCGGGCGCGCCCGTTGAGACGCTGTCGGAGGCCGCGCCCGGCGAATACACCGTTCGCTATACGGTCTCGGACCGCGCCGGGCTTGCCGCGACGCCGGTGAGCCGCCGCGTGCGCGTTGAGGACACGATCCCGCCCGTTGTGGCGATGAATGGCCCGGATGTTATCGAGGTGGCGTGCACCGGCGTTTGGGAGGATCCGGGGGCGACCGCGACCGACAGTTGCGGCGCCGCGGAATGGACTGTTTCGGGCTCCGTCGACACGAACACGCCGGGTTCGTACGAGTTGATCTATCGCGCGACGGACGAGGCGGGGAATGTTTCGGAGCCGGCCGTCCGCACGGTTGTGGTGACGGATTCGACCAGCCCGGTCATCACACTGATTGGCGAGGCCACGTTGGACGCAGAATGTGGCGCGCCCTGGGACGATCCGGGCGCAGTCGCCGTTGATGATTGTGGCGGCGAGATCACCGTGCGCCGAAGCGGCTCCGTGAACACCAGCCGCCCGGGCGTCTATACGCTGACGTACAATGCGACGGACCTTTCTGGCAATGCGGCGGAGGCGGTGACGCGCACGGTGACGGTGGCGGATCGCACACCGCCGGCGCTTGTGCTCAACGGGGACGCGGAGGTGACGATTACCTGCGGAGCGGGGTACGCGGAGCGGGGCGCGACGCTGACCGACGCCTGCGAACCGGGGACGGAAGTGCGGGTTTCGGGCGACCTGAACCCGAACGTGGCCGGCGTCTATACGATTTTCTATGACGCGACCGACGCGGCGGGGAACGCGGCGGAAACGATCATTCGGACGGTGACGGTGATCGGGGCGCGCGCCCCGGAGATCTTCCTTACCGGGGAGGCGCGGGTGATTATCCCCTGCGAGGCGCCCTACGCCGATGCCGGGGCGCGCGCCTATGACGGGTGCGACACCGACATCACCGCCTCCATCGAGGTGGATGGCCTGGTGTATACCACGGCGCCCGGCGAGTACACGTTGACCTATCGCGTGCGCGATGGCGCGGGCGTTCCGGCCGAGCCGGTTTCTCGGACGGTGACGGTGCTGCCTTGCGTGGAGCCGTGCGACGCGCAGTGCAACGGCGATCCCGACGACGCTATCGACGAAGACGGCGACGGGCTTTCGCGCTGCCGCGAGGCCTGCATCGGGACGAGCGACCGAAACCCGGACTCGGACGGCGACGGGATGCCCGATGGCTTCGAATACCGCTACCGGCTCGACCCGGGACGGGACGACAGCGGGCAGGACCCGGACGCCGACGGATCGACCAATATCGAGGAGTTCCTCGAAGGCGGTTCCCCGCGCGATCCCGCGTCACCGCGGCGGATCTATTTCGTAAGCCCCGGCGGATCCGATCGGGCGGAGGCGGGTACACGGGCCAATCCCTGGAAAACGGTGGCGTACGCCATAGGCCGGGTGAGCCCCAGCGCGGATCGCCCCGTGCGAATCTTCCTGGAGGCTGGCGTGTACGAAGAGCGCGTGACCGTTAAGCCGCACACCGAGCTGCGCAGCAACCCGGGCGCATCGGTGGAAATAGTCGGCTCCGTTGTGCTCCGGGAGGCATCCGCGTTGCAGGGTATCACGTTGTCGTCACTGGAATCCGACGCCGGGATAGTGTTTGTCGAGGGGACGGGCGCCGCCGTGCGCGACAGCGTGATTTCGGGCGAACGGGCCCCGGGCCAGGCCGGCGTTGTGATTGAGGCGGGGGCGGGTGCGGAGAGCGAGATCGAGGGTGTTTTGTTCGATGGCCTGGATACGGGCATTGATGTGTTCGGAACGCTGCCCGCCGTGCGCCACTGCCGCTTCACCAATATCGCCACCGCCGCGATCAGGATTCGGGCCGGGGCCGGGCTGCCGCGCACCGGGGCCGCGATGGGGCAGGGCCTGAACGGCTGGAACGAATTCGGCGTGACCGGCGGCGGCCTTGCAATCCAGAACGAGACGGGGACCGTTGTCTCCGCCCAGTGGAACGATTGGGGCACAACCAGCGCGAGCGGTCGGCAGGCGCTTGTGAGCGGGACGGTTAACCAGGCCAAGCCGCTGACGCCGGGCGCGGCTCCGGAAGTCGCCGCGCTCGATGTCGTCGTGTTTTCCGGCGCGAACCAGGCCCGGATCCCCGGCGCGCGCGTCACGATCTCGGGCGCGGGCATTTCGCTGGAGGGGACTACGAACCCGCAGGGGCACGCGGCGTTTCCGGCGCTGGCGCCGGGAAGCTGGGAGATTGTGGTGTCCGCTGGCGGGTATCCCGAGCACGCCTACAGCGCGAGCCTGCCCGCGGGCGAGCGCCATGTGGTCAGTGCGCCGCTCCTCCGGGACGAGCCCGCGCCCGCTCCGGGGAGCTGTCCCCCGCCGGCGGCCGCGAGCGCGCCGGCGGGCGCGCGGGGTGATTTCCTGCTGCTGGGGTTGATCGTGGGCGGGCTGTTTATTGGCCGGCGCCTGCGGTGGCGTTCCTCGGCTCGGGGCTTCGGAGATGCTTGA
- a CDS encoding FHA domain-containing protein: MTTYRIKIQRSGQPTKLGVLEDQPCVIGRASDADIVLKEDSVSRRHARLSVDGSEVHIEDLDSSNGVYLNGARVRRAAVTPGDRIRVGNYTIRVEPMTSAGVPVNGRTELDHADVGTLHAQLVDQDHSQLAFLYRLSQRMAAQRQLRPLLDLVLEEVMGVFPAARGFIRAGAAQDGAPPVYASRTRRGQNPAPPISETLLHHVQHTRSSVLTRDAAADERFDNADSIAAHQIQAALCVPLISHDTVHGAIYLDADSTSEPFTPTHLQLLSVVGQVAGVAVENIYLFEKQLHQERLAAIGQAVSATSHDMRNILTGISGGTELIELARESGSWERAAGGLNILRKSLTRFENLVNSLLDFSRKTEICAGETDIGALVSEVIETLAPAASKVGVTFAFENRLRDTVLLDAQQVHRVLVNLARNAMDAMNGGGGVVQFMAEADDAEHIIRVRDSGAGIPTESLSRLGQAFFTTKEGAGTGLGLALCYRIMEQHGGRIEVESEPGRGTTFSLVFPDPCRTTARMRPAGV; this comes from the coding sequence TTGACAACCTACCGCATCAAAATCCAGCGCAGTGGACAGCCGACGAAGCTGGGCGTTCTGGAAGACCAGCCTTGTGTAATCGGTCGGGCGTCCGACGCGGACATTGTGTTGAAGGAGGATTCGGTCAGCCGCCGGCATGCGCGCCTCTCTGTTGACGGGAGCGAGGTGCATATCGAGGATCTCGATTCGAGCAATGGCGTGTATCTCAATGGCGCGCGCGTGCGGCGCGCGGCGGTCACTCCGGGCGATCGAATCCGCGTGGGGAATTACACGATTCGCGTGGAGCCGATGACGTCCGCGGGCGTGCCGGTAAACGGGCGCACGGAACTCGACCATGCGGATGTGGGCACGCTTCATGCGCAGCTGGTTGACCAGGATCATTCGCAGCTTGCGTTTCTATACCGGCTTTCGCAACGGATGGCGGCGCAGCGGCAGTTGCGGCCGCTTCTGGACCTGGTGCTGGAGGAGGTTATGGGGGTGTTTCCGGCGGCGCGTGGTTTCATTCGTGCGGGAGCGGCGCAGGACGGCGCGCCTCCGGTTTACGCTTCCCGGACGCGGCGGGGGCAGAATCCGGCGCCGCCGATCAGCGAGACGCTGTTGCACCATGTGCAGCACACGCGCAGCAGCGTGCTTACGCGAGACGCGGCGGCGGATGAACGCTTCGACAATGCGGACTCCATTGCGGCGCACCAGATCCAGGCGGCGTTGTGCGTTCCGCTGATCAGCCACGACACGGTTCACGGGGCGATCTATCTGGACGCGGATTCGACATCCGAGCCCTTTACGCCGACGCACCTGCAACTGCTCTCGGTGGTGGGTCAGGTGGCGGGTGTGGCGGTGGAGAATATCTATCTCTTCGAGAAGCAGCTGCACCAGGAGCGGCTTGCGGCAATCGGGCAGGCTGTCTCGGCCACGAGCCACGATATGCGGAACATTCTTACAGGCATTTCCGGGGGCACGGAGCTCATCGAGCTGGCGCGGGAGAGCGGGAGCTGGGAGCGTGCGGCGGGGGGGCTGAATATTCTTCGCAAGTCGCTGACGCGCTTCGAGAACCTCGTTAACAGCCTGCTGGACTTCTCCCGGAAGACGGAGATCTGCGCGGGGGAGACGGATATCGGGGCGCTCGTCTCGGAGGTTATTGAGACGCTGGCGCCGGCGGCGTCGAAGGTTGGCGTGACGTTTGCGTTTGAGAACCGGCTGCGGGATACGGTGTTGCTGGACGCGCAACAGGTGCACCGGGTGCTGGTGAACCTGGCGCGGAACGCGATGGATGCGATGAACGGGGGCGGTGGGGTGGTCCAGTTTATGGCGGAAGCGGATGACGCCGAGCATATCATTCGCGTTCGGGACAGCGGCGCGGGCATTCCCACGGAATCGCTGTCGCGCCTGGGGCAGGCGTTTTTCACGACGAAGGAGGGGGCGGGGACGGGGCTGGGCCTGGCGCTTTGTTACCGGATCATGGAACAGCACGGCGGGCGCATCGAGGTGGAAAGCGAGCCGGGCCGTGGCACGACATTCAGCCTGGTGTTTCCGGATCCGTGCCGCACCACGGCGCGTATGCGCCCGGCCGGCGTGTGA